In Nocardioides faecalis, the following proteins share a genomic window:
- a CDS encoding polyamine ABC transporter substrate-binding protein: protein MLRGSAGVAFGAASLGVLPLFSTPDRQQDPKECRSEDRSADDKRLLVSNWPGYMDEDDGDYVSTLTEFSRRTGIDVRYTADVNDNLEFFAKVVNQLGSCQSSERDLFMLTDWMAARMIQVGWIQPLDPAKVPNLHANLIDSLTGVGWDPDRTYSAPWQTGLTGIAYNKAKVKEVRSFSELLSRPDLRGRISLLTEMRDTMGLALLAEGADPADFTDAEWERAMERLRKARRDGQVRAFTGNEYIQDLAAGNIVACEAWSGDVAAAEDENLVFVTPEEGQMIWSDNMLVPNLSPHKANAETWINYYYEPEVAAKLAAYVWYICPVKGAREAMEKVDPSLVDNPLIFPTEESAATTHSFMALEEFQIRAYEGDFADVAGG, encoded by the coding sequence GTGCTGCGTGGCAGCGCGGGCGTCGCGTTCGGCGCGGCCAGCCTGGGCGTGCTGCCGCTGTTCTCGACACCGGACCGGCAGCAGGACCCGAAGGAGTGCCGCTCCGAGGACCGCTCAGCCGACGACAAGCGCCTGCTCGTGTCCAACTGGCCCGGCTACATGGACGAGGACGACGGTGACTACGTCTCCACGCTGACCGAGTTCAGCCGGCGCACCGGGATCGACGTGCGCTACACCGCCGACGTCAACGACAACCTGGAGTTCTTCGCCAAGGTGGTCAACCAGCTGGGCTCCTGCCAGTCCTCGGAGCGGGACCTGTTCATGCTGACCGACTGGATGGCGGCCCGGATGATCCAGGTCGGCTGGATCCAGCCGCTCGATCCCGCCAAGGTGCCCAACCTGCACGCCAACCTGATCGACTCGCTGACCGGCGTCGGCTGGGACCCCGACCGCACCTACTCCGCGCCCTGGCAGACCGGTCTCACCGGGATCGCCTACAACAAGGCGAAGGTCAAGGAGGTGCGCTCGTTCTCCGAGCTGCTCAGCCGCCCCGACCTGCGCGGGCGCATCTCGCTGCTCACCGAGATGCGGGACACCATGGGGCTGGCCCTGCTCGCCGAGGGCGCCGACCCGGCCGACTTCACCGACGCCGAGTGGGAGCGGGCGATGGAGCGGCTGCGCAAGGCCCGGCGCGACGGACAGGTCCGCGCCTTCACCGGCAACGAGTACATCCAGGACCTCGCCGCCGGCAACATCGTCGCCTGCGAGGCCTGGTCCGGCGACGTCGCCGCAGCCGAGGACGAGAACCTCGTCTTCGTCACTCCCGAGGAGGGCCAGATGATCTGGTCGGACAACATGCTGGTGCCGAACCTCTCGCCCCACAAGGCCAACGCCGAGACCTGGATCAACTACTACTACGAGCCGGAGGTGGCGGCGAAGCTCGCGGCCTACGTCTGGTACATCTGCCCGGTCAAGGGCGCCCGTGAGGCCATGGAGAAGGTCGACCCGAGCCTGGTCGACAACCCCCTGATCTTCCCCACCGAGGAGTCGGCGGCCACCACGCACTCGTTCATGGCCCTCGAGGAG